The region TTGGCAAAAGGGATCTCCCCCCGAAGAGCAGAGAGTTAGAGCTGAGCTTAAGGTCCACAAGAGATTCAAAGATTAAAAGAATGGCAAAAAAGAAATATGCAAAGCTTGgcaaaaattaagaaatctacaaaaaaaaacttgaagaATTATTAAttcttataaattataattacccACGATCCCCCAATACAAAATCCACAAAGACAGCTTATGGAGCTTATATTACCCATACAGACACACAATTATGGATAAAAgcccacacatacacacactctcttgcagaaatatttaaaatcaaaacagTTACATGTTTGTTTTGAGAGAAATCCCACGGATTTGGCTTGGAAATCGAAACAAAGAGAGAGGGAGAGTGGCAGAGAGAGAGTGCCATACAGTGGGGCTGCTATCGATAATGGTTTCTAAAtactataatatatattatttgtgAATGGACCAGAGGAGACCAGAGAGACGGTTCTATTGACTCACTGGATTTTTGGAACATGTTGTGATTACTAATTAGCAAGTACTTTAACTTCTCAATGGCTTTCCATTAGCGGGAAGGAGTGTGGCTAATAGACTCCTAAAATATGACCCCATTTTGGTAGTTCCCACCCcccaaaacaatttttaattgcttatACATCGAATTCGTCACCTCCCCTCCCAACGAGAAGCTGTAAAAGTAGTTATAGCAGGACATGGGACAATAGGGTGAACCTTTATAACATTTGGGATTAAAGTATCTTACGGATAATCACTCGAACTAAGCTTAAACCTTGTCATCTCGTGTATTTCGAAGAACTACATTACTCATACGATGGATCACCTGTGTCACCAAGTCGGATGAGCAATAAATCGACAAAAAGTGACTATAATTTGCCTCTAAAATCACAATCAAGTACAAAATATGATTCACCAAAATCATTACAGAGGCTCACCCTATAGACACTATACAGAGGCAGTAATGACCCAAGCCATGGAGCTATATAGAGATATAGATGACGACCGAATGTGGACACGGTTCCCCCCAGGGGAAGCGGAGACAAGGACGGGTTACAGAACATTCTTATCAACCGGAAACCGGAGGGGAGTGAGACTCACCTTGGCGGACGAGGTTCGCTGCTTGATGGCGGAGGGATGAGCCGAGTGGGTGCTAAGCACGTTCTTGTTAACGGAGGGCGCCACACCGCTGCCGGGGGCGTGATGGTGGTGATGGTTGATCGCCGATCCGGTCACCGCCGAGGAGTTGTTGCTGGAGAGCCGGGCACCGTCCGTGGTCATGTTGTTGGCCacatggtggtggtgctggtggctGTGCTGGTGCGAGTGGTTGGTATTGGTGTTGGCCGATGCCACAGAAACGGGCGCCGGTGTCACCGATACCGATCCGGCTCCACCACCCTGACCAGCGACCGAGCCCGCTCCCGTGCCCGTGGACGCCCCCGAATTGGCCGTTGGCGTGGCTGCAGTACTGTTGTTGGTGGCCGAATTCGAGGACGTGACGGTTGGATTGGCGACTGACGTTGTCGTTGGTGGCAGTGACACAATGTTGGCATTGGCGGAAtcatgctgctgctgctgctggagctgctgctgctgctgatcctTGACTGAATGCGAGGATGTGCTGATCGAGTTGGTGGCGTAGGTGGCTGTTGTGCTGGAGACGGCGGTGCCCAGAGGCGCTACCGCAGTGGTGGCGCTCGACGCTGGCGCCGCCGGCGAGGCAACCCCCGACGAAGTGCCATTCGAGACGCTCTCCGCCGTCAGGGCTTCAGGAACTGGCTGCAGTGTGGTTCTCATTGCTGTCGacatatttctaaaaatccaAATCCAGATATCTAGTGCTCTCCAGAGATTCTGTGCGACTGCTCAGTGCTCAGTACTGTTTGGTGGTTCACAACGATGGTGAGATTCGAGTATTTTCCAAGTTTGGAGTCTTTCGGGTTTCGCCACTTAAGATTAGTCAAATGCCCCAAGGGTGTCTACCATCTGTGTGGAACTCCTTCACATCTGAAAATAGATAAAGAAATTAGTACAGAGCACAGGTTTTTGAATCAAAATCTTAATTATAGATCCCCCCCTCCCCCAATAATTGCCAATCAAAAGTCATTACAAATAACAGCTGGGTTGGGGAATAGACTAACTCTTAAGTTGGTAGACAGATGTctttaatatgtatatatatatatatatatctcttATAATAAGTACTTAGTTCCTAACAATAGTCTGTTATTAAGATTAGAGTCTATATCTCTTATAGAAACAAAttccttttgattttgttCGGTATATAGTCCTCCGAGAGGAAGCCTATGACACTCTCGATTTCGGCCTTCAGCTGAACCTCCTGCAGCATGCGCAGTTCCTGGCGCACTCCCGCCTCCAAGCTGGTGCGAGCGAGGAggtcattgatttttttgttgtcgcCGGTGCCTAGGGCAACGGCACCTCTACCCAATGCCGGAATCTCCGAGGGGTGCAGGCCCATCCAACGCAGTGCTGGGGTGGTATAGCCCTGGCTGGAAAAGCTCATCGCCTGCGATCCGTGGCGGTAGACCAGCATTATCTCGATGCCAAAGGGATCCGCATCGACCAGAATGTAGGCCGGCAGGTGGTTCTCCTCCGTCAGACGATGCAGAATTCTCCGGGTGCAGCAGTCCGGGTATCCCTTGCCAGTTATCAGAATAAAGCGGCCACCGAAGGTGGAGAATATGTTCCTGGACAGGAGGCTCTGGAACACCGACTCCTTCTCCACAACGAGAACCAGGTCCGCCTGCGTCACCATGCGCTCCACGTTCTCGGGATTGGTGGGCAGGGCCACAGCTCCGCCGTACACGTTGCAGTCCAAGACACCGCCGTCGGTCATCTGGAACTGGATGTCGCCTAAAAGAGTAACCAGCTGTCAGTGGCCGAGTGGGTTCATCGCTCTGGCGGTCCAACTCACCTGCCACGAGGCCCTTGGAGGCGGCCAGAACGCCTAGGTGCATGGGCGAGGTGCTCAGCATCCGGCAGACGTCCAGCCGGGCTCTGGCCATCCGGTTCTGCGACCGCACCAGCTCCGGATCGCCGTAGTACAGGCCCCGGACGGTGTAGCTGCCGCCGTGCACCTGCAGGTTGTGGGTCCGGGCTAGGAGGTACACCACCAGGCAGAAGGTGTGTCTGCTACGGCGATTGTTGTACGACACTCGTCGGTAGTCCGTGATGGTGGGGGTTGAGCGGGGTATCCTCAAGGAGGCATCGCCGTTCACGAGCCCCCCCAGAAGCTCCAGTACAATCCTTTCGATTCGATTCGCGCACTCACTCATTGTCGGCTTATCAGGATTCTCATTAATGGAACTAATCACTTTTGGAATCACGGTTCACTTTCCcaaaatcataaaaacaaaGATTATTCATACGTCACTCGGTCGTGCTCCCAACTATAGAtgctatatataatatatatctcTATATATGAGAGAGATTATGTCAAAGGGAGGGGAGGTTGAATAGTTGTTGCGAAGCCTTTAGTGCTTTATTGATCTGAATTAATTGAGGAGAGTGCCACGCCCCCACGCCACATCCGAAAGGGGCATgatttttggaaaactttTGAGCTGGTGGGCTGCCCACCCACCCACCGACCTACGCACTGTAATATTCATAAATACGTAAGCAACTTACATacttcttgttcttgttcttcttcttcgtaaaaataatataatgaTTATCACGTAAATCGTTGCGTGGAAACATTTCCgagaggggggggggggggtttataaataatttcgGAAAGGAGCTTGCTGGCTAAAAATACAAACTACGCGCAACACAAAGATTCCCTTTCCGCGAAAACAActgttttttcaaaaattgacacacacacacacacacacactgaagCACTCGCGAAgagatattttaaataaaatattgaaaaaataaagagagcGGGAGAACGGGAGCGGGCGGGAGACAATTGTTCCATAAATTTATGTGAATTTCTTTATTCggtctttcttttttttttttctttgcttttcttttctttttttcttcttgtATGTGCAGAAAATTGTACTCGTTATTACAGAGCACGCACACAGagttggcttttattttattttgtcttGGGCTTTTTGGGGGAGAGCGGGGGCGCTTTGTCTTTGCTCTCTCTTTCCATCTCTCGAAAGAGAGGCGGCGCAGGCTGGCAGCAGCAGTGGGAGCAGAGACAA is a window of Drosophila bipectinata strain 14024-0381.07 chromosome 2R, DbipHiC1v2, whole genome shotgun sequence DNA encoding:
- the mei-W68 gene encoding meiotic recombination protein W68; this translates as MSECANRIERIVLELLGGLVNGDASLRIPRSTPTITDYRRVSYNNRRSRHTFCLVVYLLARTHNLQVHGGSYTVRGLYYGDPELVRSQNRMARARLDVCRMLSTSPMHLGVLAASKGLVAGDIQFQMTDGGVLDCNVYGGAVALPTNPENVERMVTQADLVLVVEKESVFQSLLSRNIFSTFGGRFILITGKGYPDCCTRRILHRLTEENHLPAYILVDADPFGIEIMLVYRHGSQAMSFSSQGYTTPALRWMGLHPSEIPALGRGAVALGTGDNKKINDLLARTSLEAGVRQELRMLQEVQLKAEIESVIGFLSEDYIPNKIKRNLFL